From a single Couchioplanes caeruleus genomic region:
- the mgrA gene encoding L-glyceraldehyde 3-phosphate reductase, protein MFRSCVPRLWCVTYSPADDRYDTMTYRRAGRSGLQLPAISLGLWHNFGDARPLERQQAIVRRAFDLGVTHFDLANNYGPPPGSAESNFGRILRTDLAAHRDELVVSTKAGYHMWNGPYGEWGSRKYLVSSLDQSLKRLGLDYVDIFYHHRPDPDTPLEETMGALDAVVRAGKALYVGISNYTSEQTAQAAAILQELGTPLLIHQPSYSILNRWIEKDHLLDTLERVGAGCIAFSPLQQGLLTDRYLGGIPDDSRVRTSVFLNENDLDPATMGRIRTLNDIAQRRGQSLAQLALAWALRDPRMTSLIIGASSVEQLETNVAALHNLTLGAEELDEIDGTVLDL, encoded by the coding sequence ATGTTTCGATCATGTGTCCCTAGGCTGTGGTGTGTGACCTACTCCCCCGCGGACGACCGCTACGACACCATGACCTACCGCCGCGCCGGGCGCAGCGGACTCCAGCTGCCCGCCATCAGCCTCGGCCTCTGGCACAACTTCGGCGACGCCCGCCCGCTCGAGCGTCAGCAGGCCATCGTCCGGCGCGCCTTCGACCTCGGCGTCACCCACTTCGACCTGGCCAACAACTACGGCCCCCCGCCCGGCAGCGCCGAGAGCAACTTCGGCCGCATCCTGCGCACCGACCTCGCCGCCCACCGCGACGAGCTCGTCGTCTCCACCAAGGCCGGCTACCACATGTGGAACGGCCCGTACGGCGAGTGGGGCTCCCGCAAATACCTGGTCTCGTCGCTCGACCAGTCGCTCAAGCGCCTCGGCCTCGACTACGTCGACATCTTCTACCACCACCGCCCCGACCCGGACACCCCGCTCGAGGAGACCATGGGCGCCCTCGACGCCGTCGTCCGCGCCGGCAAGGCCCTCTACGTCGGCATCAGCAACTACACCTCCGAGCAGACCGCGCAGGCCGCCGCCATCCTCCAGGAGCTCGGCACCCCGCTGCTCATCCACCAGCCCTCGTACTCGATCCTCAACCGCTGGATCGAGAAGGACCACCTGCTCGACACCCTCGAACGCGTCGGCGCCGGCTGCATCGCCTTCAGCCCCCTGCAGCAGGGCCTGCTCACCGACCGCTACCTCGGCGGCATCCCCGACGACTCCCGCGTGCGCACCAGCGTCTTCCTCAACGAGAACGACCTGGACCCGGCCACCATGGGGCGCATCCGCACACTCAACGACATCGCGCAGCGCCGCGGCCAGAGCCTCGCCCAGCTCGCCCTCGCCTGGGCCCTGCGCGACCCCCGCATGACCAGCCTCATCATCGGCGCCAGCAGCGTCGAGCAACTCGAGACCAACGTCGCCGCCCTGCACAACCTCACCCTCGGCGCCGAGGAGCTCGACGAGATCGACGGGACAGTCCTCGACCTGTGA
- the gcvP gene encoding aminomethyl-transferring glycine dehydrogenase, translating into MTFAFRHIGPDPDAQTQMLKAIGYASLDALMDAAIPEVIRWHGRLDLPAAASEEEAIAELRELAGRNTVTTSMIGLGYYGTVTPAVIRRNVLENPAWYTAYTPYQPEISQGRLEALLNFQTMVTDLTGLTTANASMLDEGTAVAEAMTLARRSSKSKSPVYVVDADTLPQTLAILRTRAEPLGIDVRLVDLDAGDELPAEFFGLHLQYPGASGAVRDHAALVEAAHAVGALVTVAADLLALTLLRPPGEIGVDIAAGTTQRFGVPLGFGGPHAGYLAVRAGLERSLPGRLVGVSRDADGAPAYRLALQTREQHIRRERATSNICTAQVLLAVMASMYAVYHGPQGLRAIAKRVHDHALSLAGGLAAAGVEVAHDAFFDTVTAVVPGRAASVVEAAAGNGIDLRLVDADRVSVSVDETTTPAHVEVVLAAFGAAPAAPAECGARPLGRTSGFLTHPVFSSYHSETAMLRYLRRLSDRDYALDRGMIPLGSCTMKLNATTEMEPVSWPEFANIHPFAPASRTAGYEALVAQLEGWLAELTGYDAVSVQPNAGSQGELAGLLAIRGYHRSRGDEHRDVCLIPSSAHGTNAASAVMAGMRVVVVACDENGNVDLADLDARIEKHRDALAAIMVTYPSTHGVYEKGIAELCGKVHDAGGQVYVDGANLNALVGFARPGKFGADVSHLNLHKTFCIPHGGGGPGVGPVAVRAHLSEFLPGDPLEPGEHHAVSAAAHGSAGILPISWAYLRMMGPDGLAAATSVAVLAANYVAARLREHYPVLYAGNEGLVAHECILDLRPITKATGVSVDDVAKRLIDYGFHAPTMSFPVAGTLMVEPTESEDLAELDRFCDAMIAIKGEIDRVAAGEWPRDDNPLHNAPHTASAVSADEWEHAYPRSLAGFPAGVDRTAKYWPPVRRIDGAYGDRNLVCSCPAPEAFEE; encoded by the coding sequence ATGACGTTCGCATTTCGCCACATCGGTCCGGATCCGGACGCGCAGACCCAGATGCTGAAGGCCATCGGGTACGCGTCGCTGGACGCGCTGATGGATGCCGCCATCCCCGAGGTGATCCGCTGGCACGGGAGGCTGGACCTGCCGGCCGCGGCCTCCGAGGAGGAGGCGATCGCCGAGCTGCGGGAGCTGGCCGGGCGTAACACGGTGACCACGTCGATGATCGGGCTGGGGTACTACGGCACGGTGACGCCGGCGGTGATCCGGCGCAACGTGCTGGAGAACCCGGCGTGGTACACGGCGTACACGCCGTACCAGCCGGAGATCAGTCAGGGCCGGCTCGAGGCGCTGCTGAACTTCCAGACGATGGTGACGGACCTGACCGGGCTGACCACGGCGAACGCGTCGATGCTCGACGAGGGCACGGCGGTGGCGGAGGCGATGACGCTGGCCCGCCGGTCGTCGAAGAGCAAGAGCCCCGTGTACGTGGTGGACGCGGACACGCTGCCGCAGACCCTCGCGATCCTGCGGACGCGGGCGGAGCCGCTCGGTATCGACGTGCGGCTGGTGGACCTGGACGCCGGCGATGAGCTGCCGGCGGAGTTCTTCGGCCTGCACCTGCAGTATCCGGGTGCGTCGGGGGCCGTGCGTGACCACGCGGCGCTGGTCGAGGCGGCCCACGCGGTGGGTGCGCTGGTGACGGTGGCGGCGGATCTGCTGGCGTTGACGCTGCTGCGCCCGCCGGGGGAGATCGGCGTGGACATCGCGGCCGGGACGACGCAGCGCTTCGGCGTACCCCTGGGCTTCGGTGGGCCGCACGCCGGTTACCTGGCGGTGCGCGCCGGGCTGGAGCGGTCGCTGCCCGGGCGTCTGGTGGGGGTGTCGCGGGACGCGGACGGCGCGCCGGCCTACCGGCTGGCGTTGCAGACGCGGGAGCAGCACATCCGCCGGGAGCGGGCGACGAGCAACATCTGCACGGCGCAGGTCCTGCTCGCGGTGATGGCGAGCATGTATGCGGTGTACCACGGTCCGCAGGGTTTGCGGGCGATCGCGAAGCGGGTGCACGACCACGCGCTGTCGCTGGCCGGCGGGCTGGCAGCGGCCGGTGTCGAGGTGGCGCACGACGCGTTCTTCGACACGGTGACCGCGGTGGTGCCCGGGCGGGCGGCGTCGGTGGTGGAGGCGGCGGCCGGGAACGGCATCGACCTGCGGCTGGTCGACGCCGACCGGGTGTCGGTGTCGGTGGACGAGACGACGACGCCCGCGCACGTCGAGGTGGTGCTGGCGGCGTTCGGCGCGGCTCCGGCGGCGCCCGCCGAGTGCGGCGCGCGGCCGCTGGGGCGTACGTCGGGTTTCCTGACCCACCCGGTGTTCTCGTCGTACCACTCGGAGACGGCGATGCTGCGGTATCTGCGGCGGCTGTCGGACCGCGACTACGCGCTGGACCGGGGCATGATCCCGCTGGGGTCGTGCACGATGAAGCTGAACGCGACCACGGAGATGGAGCCGGTGTCGTGGCCGGAGTTCGCGAACATCCACCCGTTCGCGCCGGCGTCGCGGACCGCGGGCTACGAGGCCCTGGTGGCGCAGCTGGAGGGCTGGCTGGCGGAGCTGACCGGGTACGACGCGGTCAGCGTGCAGCCGAACGCGGGGTCGCAGGGTGAGCTGGCCGGTCTGCTGGCGATCCGCGGCTATCACCGGTCGCGTGGCGACGAGCACCGCGACGTGTGCCTGATCCCGTCGAGCGCGCACGGCACCAACGCGGCCAGCGCGGTGATGGCGGGCATGCGGGTCGTCGTGGTGGCGTGCGACGAGAACGGCAACGTGGACCTGGCCGACCTGGACGCGAGGATCGAGAAGCACCGGGACGCGCTGGCGGCGATCATGGTGACGTACCCGTCGACCCACGGCGTGTACGAGAAGGGCATCGCCGAGCTGTGCGGCAAGGTGCACGACGCCGGCGGCCAGGTGTACGTGGACGGCGCCAACCTGAACGCGCTGGTCGGGTTCGCCCGGCCGGGCAAGTTCGGCGCGGACGTGTCGCACCTCAACCTGCACAAGACGTTCTGCATCCCGCACGGCGGTGGTGGTCCCGGCGTCGGCCCGGTCGCGGTGCGCGCGCACCTGTCGGAGTTCCTGCCGGGTGACCCCCTCGAACCGGGTGAGCACCACGCGGTGTCGGCGGCGGCGCACGGCTCGGCGGGGATCCTGCCGATCTCGTGGGCGTACCTGCGGATGATGGGCCCGGACGGGCTGGCGGCGGCGACGTCGGTGGCGGTGCTGGCGGCCAACTACGTGGCGGCGCGGCTGCGCGAGCACTACCCGGTGCTGTACGCCGGCAACGAGGGCCTGGTCGCGCACGAGTGCATCCTGGACCTGCGGCCGATCACGAAGGCGACCGGGGTGTCGGTGGACGACGTGGCGAAGCGGCTGATCGACTACGGCTTCCACGCGCCGACGATGTCGTTCCCGGTGGCGGGCACGCTGATGGTGGAGCCGACGGAGAGCGAGGATCTGGCGGAGCTGGACCGGTTCTGCGACGCGATGATCGCGATCAAGGGCGAGATCGACCGGGTGGCGGCCGGTGAGTGGCCGCGGGACGACAATCCGCTGCACAACGCCCCGCACACGGCTTCGGCGGTGTCGGCGGACGAGTGGGAGCACGCGTACCCGCGGTCGCTGGCGGGTTTCCCGGCCGGGGTGGACCGGACGGCGAAGTACTGGCCGCCGGTGCGGCGGATCGACGGGGCGTACGGCGACCGGAATCTGGTCTGCTCGTGCCCGGCGCCGGAGGCGTTCGAGGAGTGA
- a CDS encoding tautomerase family protein, with protein MPHVTLHALEHQLAGREPRLIEALTGAVVAVYGEWARPSVDVRLIGIPAGRWARGGAAVATAAPSVTFGMREEVFTREDAAVVVARLVAAFTDAVTAVFGDEWRDDVLVELVGRPISRSGLGGRVIGDGRAPSG; from the coding sequence ATGCCGCACGTGACGCTCCACGCCCTCGAGCATCAGCTCGCCGGCCGTGAGCCGCGCCTGATCGAGGCGCTGACCGGCGCCGTCGTGGCCGTGTACGGCGAGTGGGCCCGGCCCTCCGTGGACGTGCGGCTCATCGGCATCCCCGCCGGACGGTGGGCGCGGGGCGGAGCGGCGGTCGCCACGGCCGCGCCCAGCGTCACGTTCGGGATGCGGGAGGAGGTGTTCACCCGGGAGGACGCCGCCGTGGTGGTGGCGCGGCTCGTCGCCGCGTTCACCGACGCCGTCACCGCCGTGTTCGGCGACGAGTGGCGTGACGACGTCCTGGTCGAACTGGTCGGCCGGCCCATCTCGCGGTCCGGCCTCGGCGGGAGGGTGATCGGCGACGGCCGCGCGCCGTCGGGGTGA
- a CDS encoding MFS transporter: MATKTPTLRTIETNIPARMDRLPWSRWHWMVIIGLGTVWILDGLAVTIVGAIGGRLSEPGSGLELTATQVGSAGSAYIVGACAGALYFGRLADRLGRKRLFMITLAVFLAGSILTAFSMNFIWFLVCRVITGAGVGGEYSAIHSAVDELIPARVRGAVDLVIGGSYWIGTIFGSLASVALLRPEWFPMDIGWRLAFGLAAIMGFAILLVRRHVPESPRWLFLHGYEEEAERVTRQIEHEVVRETGQELIEPRRTIRIKQRPPMGIAEIAGVVFRMYPKRTIVGLSLFTGQAFLYNAIFFTYAMVLTEIYGVSSSSVGWYLIPFAVGNFLGPLLLGRLFDSVGRKPMIAGTYILSGILLIITGVLFRNGVLNATTQTVAWCIIFFFASAGASAAYLTVSEIFPMETRAMAIAFFYATGTIVGGFGGPLLFGALIQSGEPKQIFIGYVVGAVVMIIGGIVQATMGVEAARRDLEDIAPPLSAQAAELDEPGEEADPYTLGRGQGRGTGHAPS, translated from the coding sequence GTGGCGACAAAGACCCCCACACTTCGGACGATCGAGACGAACATCCCCGCGCGGATGGACCGGCTGCCGTGGTCCCGGTGGCACTGGATGGTGATCATCGGGCTCGGTACGGTCTGGATCCTCGACGGCCTCGCCGTCACGATCGTCGGCGCCATCGGCGGCCGGCTGTCCGAGCCCGGCAGCGGCCTCGAGCTGACCGCGACCCAGGTCGGCTCCGCCGGCTCGGCGTACATCGTCGGCGCGTGCGCCGGCGCCCTCTACTTCGGGCGGCTCGCCGACCGGCTCGGCCGCAAACGCCTGTTCATGATCACCCTGGCGGTGTTCCTGGCCGGCAGCATCCTGACCGCGTTCTCGATGAACTTCATCTGGTTCCTGGTCTGCCGGGTCATCACCGGCGCCGGCGTCGGCGGCGAGTACTCGGCCATCCACTCCGCGGTCGACGAGCTCATCCCCGCCCGCGTGCGCGGCGCCGTCGACCTGGTCATCGGCGGCTCCTACTGGATCGGCACGATCTTCGGCTCGCTCGCCTCGGTCGCGCTGCTGCGGCCCGAATGGTTCCCGATGGACATCGGCTGGCGGCTCGCCTTCGGCCTCGCCGCGATCATGGGCTTCGCGATCCTGCTGGTCCGCCGGCACGTCCCGGAGAGTCCACGATGGCTCTTCCTGCACGGGTACGAGGAGGAGGCGGAACGCGTCACCCGGCAGATCGAGCACGAGGTGGTCCGCGAGACCGGCCAGGAACTGATCGAGCCCCGGCGCACCATCCGGATCAAGCAGCGCCCGCCGATGGGCATCGCCGAGATCGCCGGCGTGGTGTTCCGGATGTACCCCAAGCGCACCATCGTCGGCCTGTCGCTCTTCACCGGCCAGGCGTTCCTCTACAACGCCATCTTCTTCACGTACGCGATGGTGCTCACCGAGATCTACGGCGTCTCGTCGTCCTCGGTCGGCTGGTACCTGATCCCGTTCGCGGTCGGCAACTTCCTCGGCCCGCTGCTGCTCGGGCGCCTGTTCGACTCGGTCGGGCGCAAGCCGATGATCGCCGGCACGTACATCCTCTCCGGCATCCTGTTGATCATCACCGGCGTGCTGTTCCGCAACGGCGTGCTGAACGCCACGACACAGACCGTCGCCTGGTGCATCATCTTCTTCTTCGCCTCGGCGGGCGCCAGCGCGGCGTACCTGACGGTGAGCGAGATCTTCCCGATGGAGACGCGGGCCATGGCCATCGCGTTCTTCTACGCCACCGGCACGATCGTCGGCGGCTTCGGCGGCCCGCTGCTGTTCGGCGCGCTCATCCAGAGCGGCGAACCCAAGCAGATCTTCATCGGGTACGTCGTCGGCGCCGTGGTCATGATCATCGGTGGCATCGTGCAGGCCACGATGGGCGTCGAGGCGGCGCGGCGCGACCTGGAGGACATCGCCCCGCCGCTGTCGGCGCAGGCCGCGGAGCTCGACGAGCCCGGCGAGGAGGCCGACCCGTACACCCTCGGCCGTGGCCAGGGCCGCGGCACCGGCCACGCACCGTCCTGA
- a CDS encoding chorismate-binding protein: MFHAAGRYGHFATVAQARPPGSPASCLHRHRPSSVFEWFAGDGGDPAELVTAWLADNGLPVRDLGRTASQFHPFGVGTPCGASLYVSAAAGSVMAGGASGRASPVPEIPDVAAVLYVHTAEGPSRESGLSPRPGDHGASASPGWSLSPWEDSWTAADHAGAVSEVRAAIARGDVYQVNVVGHASAPYTGDPGPALQRVTELAGARYGGLLAGDGWAIATASPETLVEVRDGRVITRPIKGTRPATARGRRELLGSAKERAEHVMIVDLERNDLARLSGVGPVRVDELFAVRRWSGLWQAESQVSAPIEGPLSLAGLLRAVCPGGSVTGAPKLAALREIERVEPVGRGVSMGGLGWVGTDHVDLGLTIRTVAATAGRVHLWAGGGITWDSDPRAEVAEAAAKAAPIRAALAGP, encoded by the coding sequence ATGTTCCACGCAGCGGGCCGATACGGCCACTTTGCGACAGTCGCGCAAGCCCGTCCACCGGGTTCTCCGGCCTCCTGCCTGCACCGTCACCGTCCGTCATCGGTGTTCGAATGGTTCGCCGGGGATGGTGGTGACCCCGCCGAGCTTGTGACAGCCTGGCTCGCGGACAACGGACTGCCGGTGCGAGACCTCGGCCGAACGGCCAGTCAGTTTCACCCGTTCGGCGTCGGTACCCCCTGCGGGGCGTCACTGTACGTGTCCGCCGCGGCCGGATCGGTGATGGCCGGCGGCGCTTCCGGGCGAGCCTCACCGGTGCCGGAGATCCCTGATGTGGCAGCGGTTCTGTACGTGCACACCGCGGAGGGCCCGAGCCGGGAGAGCGGTCTCTCGCCGCGCCCGGGTGATCACGGTGCGTCAGCATCGCCCGGGTGGTCGCTGAGCCCGTGGGAGGACAGCTGGACCGCCGCGGACCACGCCGGCGCGGTGTCGGAGGTCCGCGCGGCGATCGCCCGGGGGGACGTGTATCAGGTCAACGTGGTGGGGCACGCCAGCGCGCCGTACACGGGCGATCCCGGCCCGGCCCTACAGCGAGTCACCGAGCTGGCCGGCGCCCGGTACGGCGGCCTCCTGGCGGGCGACGGCTGGGCGATCGCCACGGCCTCGCCGGAGACCCTCGTCGAGGTCCGCGACGGCCGGGTGATCACCCGGCCGATCAAGGGCACCCGCCCGGCCACCGCGCGGGGCCGCCGGGAGCTGCTCGGCTCGGCCAAGGAGCGCGCCGAGCACGTCATGATCGTCGACCTGGAGCGCAACGACCTCGCCCGGCTGAGCGGCGTGGGCCCGGTGCGCGTGGACGAGCTGTTCGCCGTACGCCGGTGGTCGGGGTTGTGGCAGGCCGAGTCGCAGGTGTCGGCGCCGATCGAGGGTCCGCTGAGCCTGGCCGGGCTGCTGCGGGCGGTGTGCCCGGGCGGCTCGGTCACCGGGGCGCCCAAGCTGGCCGCGCTGCGCGAGATCGAGCGGGTGGAGCCGGTCGGGCGCGGGGTGAGCATGGGCGGGCTGGGCTGGGTCGGCACCGACCACGTCGACCTGGGCCTGACGATCCGGACCGTGGCGGCGACCGCGGGCCGCGTCCACCTGTGGGCCGGCGGCGGCATCACCTGGGACAGCGACCCGCGGGCTGAGGTGGCCGAGGCCGCCGCGAAGGCCGCCCCGATCCGGGCCGCGCTGGCAGGTCCCTAG
- a CDS encoding pyridoxamine 5'-phosphate oxidase family protein — MEPTRITEILDRPGSRDLLARDITRLAYVARDGTPRCVPMAFTWNGTHIVMCTSTNAPKLASLRRNPAVALTIDTEVHPPTILLLRGRADLDVVEGIPDEFLQMNGSYTMTPDQRAAWEAEVRSLYDGMVRIVVTPTWAKLIDFETTLPTAVEQLVRQRSERQA, encoded by the coding sequence GTGGAACCGACCCGGATCACCGAGATCCTCGACCGGCCGGGCAGCCGGGACCTGCTCGCCCGCGACATCACACGCCTGGCGTACGTCGCCCGGGACGGCACACCCCGCTGCGTACCGATGGCGTTCACCTGGAACGGCACGCACATCGTCATGTGCACCTCGACGAACGCCCCCAAGCTCGCGTCGCTGCGCCGCAACCCGGCGGTGGCGCTGACCATCGACACCGAGGTCCACCCGCCCACGATCCTGCTCCTGCGCGGCCGTGCGGACCTGGACGTGGTCGAGGGCATACCGGACGAATTCCTGCAGATGAACGGCAGCTACACGATGACCCCGGACCAGCGGGCCGCCTGGGAGGCGGAGGTCCGGTCGCTCTACGACGGCATGGTCCGCATCGTCGTCACACCCACCTGGGCCAAGCTGATCGACTTCGAGACGACGCTGCCGACGGCGGTCGAACAGCTCGTCCGGCAACGCAGCGAACGGCAGGCCTGA
- a CDS encoding DUF5999 family protein yields the protein MCQHQTPCPSSEAMDREAARIVATFPEQGWSLLCNGVIVFEDTGELLPDGRMIAPHRGPARHALAA from the coding sequence ATGTGCCAGCACCAGACTCCCTGTCCCTCATCCGAAGCCATGGACCGCGAGGCGGCCCGCATCGTGGCGACGTTCCCCGAGCAGGGATGGAGCCTGCTCTGCAACGGCGTCATCGTCTTCGAGGACACCGGTGAGCTGCTGCCCGACGGCCGCATGATCGCACCGCACCGGGGCCCCGCCCGGCACGCGCTCGCCGCCTGA
- a CDS encoding nucleotidyltransferase domain-containing protein, producing MTTDVPAWAAEAAVLPYPTVFVTVSGAHLYGFASVDSDLDLRASHLLPAQEVVGLRTGPETITTDTWRDGVELDVVSHDLLKFTRLLTTRNGYVLEQLLSPLVVTTSPVHAALIELAPGLITRHHAHHYLGFAATQERLFGTTGELKPALYTLRVLHTGIHLMRTGSVVADLGTLSPLPYVPELIAMKRSAEHAAFPAELRKTFRQDAAALRAELERARDASALREQADPDAVEALHELVVRTRLA from the coding sequence GTGACAACGGACGTGCCGGCCTGGGCCGCCGAGGCCGCGGTCCTGCCCTATCCCACCGTCTTCGTGACGGTCAGCGGCGCCCACCTGTACGGCTTCGCCTCCGTCGACAGCGACCTCGACCTGCGCGCCAGCCACCTCCTCCCGGCGCAGGAGGTCGTCGGCCTGCGCACCGGCCCGGAGACCATCACCACGGACACCTGGCGCGACGGCGTGGAACTCGACGTGGTCAGCCACGACCTGCTCAAGTTCACCCGGCTGCTCACCACCCGCAACGGCTATGTCCTCGAACAGCTCCTCTCGCCGCTGGTCGTCACCACGTCGCCGGTCCACGCCGCGCTGATCGAACTGGCGCCCGGGCTGATCACCCGGCACCACGCCCACCACTACCTCGGCTTCGCCGCCACCCAGGAGCGCCTGTTCGGTACGACCGGCGAACTCAAGCCCGCGCTGTACACGCTGCGGGTGCTGCACACGGGCATCCACCTCATGCGTACCGGCTCGGTGGTCGCCGATCTCGGGACGCTGAGCCCGCTGCCGTACGTGCCGGAGCTGATCGCGATGAAGCGCTCGGCGGAGCACGCGGCGTTCCCGGCCGAGCTCCGCAAGACGTTCCGGCAGGACGCCGCGGCCCTGCGGGCGGAGCTGGAACGGGCGCGAGATGCGTCGGCTCTGCGGGAACAGGCCGACCCGGACGCGGTGGAGGCGCTGCACGAGCTCGTGGTCCGCACCCGCCTGGCATGA
- a CDS encoding nucleotidyltransferase domain-containing protein yields MTGPFPPGTILAVVVGSRAYGLAGPGSDHDRRGVYAAPTRAFWRLDKPPTHLDGPREEQFSWEIERFCALALQANPTVLEVLWSPLIEHLTDDGRALLAARDAFLSRRVAATYGAYARDQLKRVAARRRSTGGTNHKQAMHMIRLLYAGTHVLRTGRVLVDVTPLRDRLLEIKTGGVPWESVVSWADELLAGLADAEAATTLPAEPDRARIDALLTAVRERNLA; encoded by the coding sequence GTGACCGGCCCGTTCCCACCCGGCACGATCCTCGCGGTCGTGGTCGGCTCCCGCGCGTACGGCCTCGCCGGACCGGGCTCCGACCACGACCGCCGGGGCGTGTACGCCGCACCCACCCGCGCGTTCTGGCGCCTCGACAAGCCGCCGACCCACCTCGACGGCCCCCGCGAGGAGCAGTTCTCCTGGGAGATCGAACGCTTCTGCGCCCTCGCCCTGCAGGCCAATCCCACAGTCCTCGAAGTGCTCTGGTCACCGCTCATCGAGCACCTCACCGACGACGGCCGGGCCCTGCTCGCCGCCCGCGACGCGTTCCTCTCCCGGCGCGTCGCCGCCACCTACGGCGCGTACGCCCGCGACCAGCTCAAACGCGTCGCGGCCCGGCGCCGGAGCACCGGCGGGACCAACCACAAACAGGCCATGCACATGATCCGCCTGCTGTACGCCGGCACCCACGTCCTGCGCACCGGCCGGGTGCTCGTGGACGTCACACCCCTGCGCGACCGCCTCCTCGAGATCAAAACCGGTGGAGTGCCCTGGGAATCCGTGGTGTCGTGGGCGGACGAGCTGCTCGCCGGCCTCGCGGACGCGGAAGCGGCCACCACGCTGCCCGCCGAACCGGACCGAGCTCGCATCGACGCGCTGCTCACCGCCGTACGCGAAAGGAACCTGGCGTGA